In the genome of Streptomyces sp. 846.5, the window TGGCTGACGCCGGCCGTGAAGGCACCGCGCATGACCCCCTTCACGGCCTCGGAGGGTATCCAGGACAGTGAGGTGGTCCGTGACTCGATCCGCATCCCAGGCTCCGATCCGATCTGAGCTTCCGTCAGGGTCTTTTCACACCGAAGACGTTAGGAGTCCGAGCCGGAGACCCCCAGGAGTGCTGCCCGACCGGGCCAGGGGTGCCAGCACCCTGTGAAGCCAGGCCGCGACACTGTGTAATGGTCCGTCATGGAGAGCATCACGGTGCTGCTCGCCGACGACAATCTGATCGTCCGCGAGGGTGTGCGCGCACTGCTGTCCCGCGACCGCAGTCTGGAGGTGATCGGCCTCGCCGCCGACTACGACGAGCTGGTCGACCGGGCCGAACGGCTGCGCCCGCAGGTGCTGGTCACCGACATCAGGATGCCGCCGGACTTCCAGGACGAGGGCATCAGGGCGGCGCAGCAGGTACGGAAACAGCTGCCCGGTACGGGTGTTGTCGTCCTCAGCCAGTACGACGACCCGGACTACGCGGTGCGGCTGCTGGCCGAGGGGCAGGCCGGGTACGCCTATCTGCTCAAGGACCGGATCGCGGACGCCGGGCTGCTCGGCCGGGCGATCCGCGCGGTGGCCGGCGGCGGCTCGATGATCGACCCGCAGATCGTCCGGGAGCTGATGGAGCCCGCCAGGCGCGAGGGCGAGCTGTCGGACGCGCAGGAGGACCTGCTGCGGCAGGTGGCCGAGGGACGGCCGGTGAAGGCCATCGCCGCGGGCCTCGGCCAACCGCCGGCCGCCGTCAACGACGCGGTGGAGAGCCTGTTCCTACGCCTGGCCAAGGACGCGGGCGGGGACCCCGGCGGTGGCAGGGACGGCGCGCTGCGGCGGTTGCGGCTGCTGCACACCGCGATCCTGCGCCGCGAGGAGCAGGGCGAGACCCTGTCCCGGCTGCTGCCCGGCGGCCTGGCCGAGAAGCTGCGCGCCGACCGCGGCGCGGCCACCCGCACCGAACGGCTCACCGTGACCGTGCTGATGTCGGACGTCCGGGGCTACTGCGGGATCGCCGAGCGCACCGATCCGGCGGACCTGGCCGGGCAGTTGGGGGCGCACCGGCGGGCCATGAACGCGGCGATCCTGGGCGAGGGCGGCACCGTGATGCAGTACGTCGGCGACGCGGTGATGGCGGTCTTCGGGGCGCCCGAGCCGCAGCCGGACCACGCCCGACGGGCCGTCAGGGCGGCCCGGGGGATGCACCGTCGCCAGCGCGAGCTGGACCAGGAGTGGGAGGCCCTCGGCCTGGTCCCGTTCGGACTGGGCATCGGGCTCAGCACCGGCGAGGTCGCGGCGGCGCTGCTGGGCAGCGCCGAGCGGCTGGAGTACACCCTGGTCGGCGACACCGTGAACCTGGCCCAGCGGATGCAGGACCTGGCCCGTCCGGCCGGGACCACGGTCGCCACCGGCAGCACCGTGGACGCGGTCGGGGCCGCCGACGAGACCTGGCCCTGGTCACCGCTGGGGCCGTGCCGCGTCAAGGGCCACACCGCACCGGTGGTGGCCTTCCGGCTACCGTCAACAGCCAATCGGGGGACAGAAGATGAGTACCGGTCAGACAGAGGCTGAGGAAGCTCCGGCACCCGCAGTGCGCACCCGGGGCGCGCGCCGGGTGTTCACCGCGGAGCTGGCCCCGGTACGGGCACTGCGCGGGGTGGACTTCGAGGTCGCGGAGGGCGAGTTCGTCGCGGTGATGGGCCCCTCCGGCTGCGGCAAGTCCACCCTGCTCAATGTGATCGCCGGGCTGGACACCGTGGACGAGGGCACCGTGGAGGTGGCCGGGGAGCGGGTGGACGGCCGGGACCAGGACTGGCTGGCCCGGTTCCGGCGGCACCGGATCGGCTTCGTCTTCCAGTTCTTCAACCTCCTCGACGGGGTGTCGGCGCTGGACAACCTGGTGCTGCCCGGCGTCCTCGGCGGGATGGGCCGCAAGGCCGCCGAGTCGCGGGGCCGGGACCTGCTGGACATCCTCGGCCTGGGCGACCGCACCACCCAACTGCCGTCCATGCTCTCCGGCGGCCAGCGACAGCGGCTGGCCATCGCCCGCGCCCTGGTCAACAGACCGGGACTGCTGCTCGCGGACGAGCCGACCGGGGCGCTGGACAGCGACGGCGGCGCGGAGGTGCTGGAGCTCTTCCGGCGGCTGCACGAGGACGGCCAGACCATCGTCATGGTCACCCACTCCCCCGAGGTCGCGGCCGGCGCGGACCGCGCGGTGCGGATGCGGGACGGCCGGGTCGTGGACGCCGGCGTGACCGGGGACGGCGGCGCGCCATGACCTTCACCGCCCTGTGGCTGCGCATGGAACTGCGGCGCAGGCTGCGCTCCCTGATCGTGCTGGCGCTGCTGGTGGCGCTGGCCACCACCGCCGTGCTGGCCTCGGTGGCCGGGGCCCGGCGCGGGGACACCGCGGTGGCCCGGCTGGCGGCGCGGACCAGCCCGGCCGACATCACCGTGCTGCCCAACCAGCCCGGTTTCGACTGGGACAGGATCAGGGCGCTGCCCGAGGTCGCGGCCGTCACCACGTTCGTGATCTCCTCCTTCCAGATCGAAGGCATCCCGGACCACTCCACCGGCTTCGCGGTCGGCGACGACGCGAGCATGCGCACCATCGAGCGTCCGATCGTGCTGCAGGGCCGACTCGCCGACCCGACCCGTGACGACGAGGTGGTGGTCAGCGCGCACTTCCCGGGGGCGTTCCACGAGGGCGTCGGGGACTACCTGACGCTTCGCCTGTTCACCCCCGCGCAGATCGACGCCTACGTCACCGGGGCCGACCCGGGAGCCGCCAAGGGGCCCTCGATCCGGGCCCGCATCGTCGGCGTCGTCCGCTCGCCGTGGTACCACGACACCATCGGCGACCAGGGCAGCGTCGCCGCGTCGGCCGCGCTCTACCTGGACCACAAGGCCAACTTCCTCGGAAACACCCAGCAGATCTACCTCAATGCCCTGGTCCGGCTGAACGGCGACGAGAAGACGATCCCGGAGTTCCGCGCCGACCTGGCCCGGGTGTCCGGTCGCACCGACATCGACATCTGGGACAACACCGACATCCAACGCCACGCGAGCCGGGTCGACGCCTTCGAGGGCGACTGCCTGTACGGCTTCGCGGGCGCGGCACTGATCGCCGCGCTGTTCCTGGTCGGCCAGTCGGTGGTGCGCTACACCACGGCCACCGTCTCCGACCTGCAGACCCTGCGCGGGGTCGGCCTGGGGAACCGGCAGGCGCTCGCGGCGGCATCGGCCGGGCCCTTCCTCGCGGCCGTCTGCGGCGCCACGCTCGGGGCCGCCGCGGCGGTCGGGGTGTCCCGGTGGATGCCGATCGGCGCCGCCGCGCTCTACGAGCCGAGCCCGGGCTTCGACGCCGACTGGACCGTACTGGTCGGCGGCTGGTTCGCGGTGCCGCTGCTGGTGCTCGCCGGGGCGGCGTCCGCCGCCGCGCTGGCCCTGGCCGCCGCCCGGTCGCGCACGCTGCCCCGGCGCTCCGCCGTGGCCGTGGCGACCGCCAGGGCGGGGCTCCCGGTGCCGGTCGTGGTCGGCACCCGGTTCGCGTTGGAGCCGGGACGGGGACGCACGGCAGTGCCGGTGCGCCCCGCACTGCTGGGCGCGGTAATCGGGGTCCTGGGCGTGCTGGCGGCCTTCACCTTCGCCGCCGCCGTCACCGACGCCGCCGCGAACCCGGCCAGGTTCGGCCAGACCCACCAACTGGAGAGCTTCATCGGCCTCAACAGCGCGGACTTCGGCAAGGCCGACCCCGTGCTGGCGAGAATCGCCGCCGATCCCGCGGTGACTGCGGTGAACGACGCCAGGATCGCCGTCGCCGAGTCGGCGGACACCTCCGTCACCACCTACACCATCGACCCGGTCGGCGGAAAGCCGCTGTCGGTGGTCACCGTCGCGGGCCGACTGCCGCAGGCGGCGGACCAGATCCTGCTCGCGCCCACCAGCGCCCGGCTGTTGCACGCCGGCGTCGGATCGCGGATCACCCTGACCGGCGCCGCTCGGGCCCGGCGGGAGTTCACCGTGACCGGCATCGGCTTCGTCCCCGAGGGCTCGCACAACGACTACGACGCGGGGGCCTGGGCCACCACCGACGGCTACCGCGCGCTGTTCGGCACGACCTTCAAGTTCCATGTCGCCGAGATCGCCCTGCGTCCCGGTAGCAGCACCACCGGGATGATCAGGCAGTTGCAGCGCGACGTGGCGCCGCTGACCGGCGGCCATCCGGTGAGCCTGGACCCGGTGACCGCGCCGCAGCAGCTCGCCGAGATCCAGGACGTGCAGACCCTCCCGCTGTTCCTCGGCGGCTTCCTGCTGCTGCTCGCGGCCGGGGCCGTCGGCCATGCCCTGGCCACCGCGGTGCGACGGCGACGCCATGACGTCGCGGTGCTGCGAGCCCTGGGCATGACGAGGCGTCAGTCCCGGCTGGTGGTGGTCGTGCAGGCCACGGTGCTGGCCCTGGTCGGGCTGGGGTTCGGGATTCCGCTGGGCCTGGCGCTCGGGCGCACCCTGTGGCGCCAGGTCGCCGACAGCACCCCGCTGGCCTACCACCCGCCGCTAGCCCTGCTGGCGCTGGTGCTGGCCGGACCGGTCGCGCTGCTGCTGGCCAATCTGCTCGCCGCCTGGCCCGGACACCGCGCCGCGCGGCTCCATGTCGGACACACCCTGAGAGCGGAGTGAGCCGATGGCCTCCAAGTCGTCGCGGCTGCTGGTCGTCCTGGCCGCCCTCGCCGTGCTGGCCACGGCGGTGGACGCGGTGCGCCGCCCGGACGGCCTGCGCACCGCCTCCACCGTGGTCGCCGTCGGCTGGCTGCTGGCGGCGGCCGGCTGCGGACGGGCCGGACTCGCGGCTCCCGCCCGGCTGGCCGTTGTGCTGACCATCAGTCAGGCAGCGGCCTCGGTATGGCCGTCCTGCGCGCCGCTCACCCTGGCGGCCTGGACCTGGGGCGGCCTGGCGCTGCCCGACGGACGGCTCGGTCACCCCCGGCGGCGCGTCGCGGTCGGTCTGGTCTACGCCGTCGCCACCGCCTGGACCGTCCTGGCCTGGCACTCCACCGCCGTCCACGGGCCCGCCGCCGGTCCCACCGCGGCCGGCGTGCTCGCCGCCACCGCCGTCATCGTGGCCGGGGTCGCCCGCCGCTGCCGGCGCTCCGGGGCCGCGCGCCGACGCGTGCTGCAGTGGGTCGCCGCCGGCACGGTGACGGCGGGCGCGGCCGACGCGGTGCTGCTGGCGCTGCACGTCCTGGTCGGCATTCCGGCGGCGCTGGCCCCGTGGGCGCTGGCGGCGCTGGTGCTGATCCCGGTCGGCAGCCTGCTCGGCCAGCTGCCGGGCAGCGCCCGGCTCGCCGAGCGGGCGCTGCTGGAGGCCGTCACCACCTCCGGCCTGGCCTGCCTGGTGGTGGCCGTCTACCTGGTCACCGTCGTCGGCCTGGGCCGCGCCCCGGTCGGCCGGGAGCGCGACGTCCTCGCCTACAGCGTCACCGCCGCCCTGGTCTGCGCCGCGCTGGCACTGCCGGCGCGGGTACGGCTCAACGGCCTGGGCCGCTCAGTGCTGCGGCTGGGCGAGCTGGCCCCCGAGGAGGCGCTGTCCGGCTTCGGCGCGCGGATGACCCGCTCCGTGCCGTTCGACGAGTTGCTGCTCCAGCTGGCGGAGTCGCTGCGGGCCACCCTGGGCCCGGCCGGGGCCGAGATCTGGGTCGGCGGCGACGGTCTGCTCACCCGGACCGTGAGCGTCCCGGACCGGCCGCAGCGGCGGATCAGGCTGACCGAGCACGAGCGGGCCGTGGTCGGGCGGACCAGGATCGGCGGGGCCGGCTGGACCGGGATCTGGATGGCGGAACTGCTGGCCGACCCCGACCCCGACCCGGACTCAGACCCGGACGCAGACCCCGACACGGGGCCGGGACGGGACGGCGAGCCGCTGGTCCGGGTCGCCCCGGCTGCCCACGGCGGAGAGCTGCTGGGCCTGCTGCTGGTGCGCCGGCCACCCGACGGCGCGCCCTACTCGGAGGCCGACGACCGGGTCCTGGTCGAGCTGGCCCGCCAGGTCGGCCTGGCCCTGCACAACGTCCGGCTGGACTCCGCGCTGCAGGCGTCGCTCCAGGAACTGCGCTCCCGCAACCAGGAGCTGCGGGACTCCCGGCTGCGCCTGGTGACCGCGGCCGACGCCTCCCGCCGGGAGATCGAGCGCAATCTGCACGACGGCGCGCAGCAGCACCTGGTCGCCCTGTCGGTGAAGCTCGGGCTGGTACGGGAGCTCGTCGACAGCGGAGACACCGGCGACGGCGGCGCCGAGGACCGGGCCACCGTCGCCGCGCTGCTGGAGGAGCTGCGCACCGACGTCCAGGGCACGGTCGCCGCCGTGCGGGAGCTGGCGCACGGCATCTACCCGCCGCTGCTGCGCAACCACGGCCTGGGGCAGGCGCTGCGCTCGGCGACCCGGCGCTCGGTGCTGCCCTGCACCGTCTCGGTCGACCTGCCCGGACGCTACCCGGAGGCCGCCGAGGCGGCGGTCTACTTCTGCTGCCTGGAGGCGCTGCAGAACGCGGGCAAGCACGCGGGCCCGGACGCCTCGGTGTCGGTGCTGGTGGAGGCGGGCGACGGGGTGCTGCGGTTCCGCGTCAGCGACGACGGCCGGGGCTTCGCCTCGGACGGCGCGGCGACCGGCAGCGGCTTCGTCAACATGGCGGACCGGCTCGGCGCGATCGGCGGCCGGCTCACGGTGGAGTCGCACCCCGGTCAGGGCACCTCCGTCGGCGGCGAGATCCCGGTCTCCGCCCCGCCGCAGACCAGCTCGCGCAGCAGCGAGGGGGTCAGGTCGTCCTTGTGGACGTAGCCGACCGCACCGCAGTGCGCCGCCTCGGCCGGCAGGTCCCCGGCGGCGTAGGTGGACAGCAGCACCACCGCGGTGCCCGGCTGCCGCTCCAGGATCCGGCGGGTGGCCGCGATCCCGTCCATGCCGGGCAGGTTGATGTCCATCAGCACCACCCCGGCCCCCGCCGCCCGGGCCACCGCCTCCTCGCCGGAGGCCGCCTCGGCCAGGATCCGCCAGCCCGGGATCCTGGCCACGATCATCCGGGCCACCGACCGGAACAGCGGCTGGTCGTCAACGATCAGCACGGTACGCTCCATGCCGCCAGGATCATCCCTGCGCCGCACCCGTACCAGGGGTGCCAGCACCCGGGTGTGCGGCGAGATACAGCAGCACCGCCTTCACCCTCCGGTTGACGTCCGGCTCGGAGGTCAGCCCGAGCTTGGCGAAGAGCACATTGATGTGCTTCTCGACGGCGCGCTCGGACAGGTAGAGCGCGGCGCCGACCGCGGCGTTGCTCTTGCCCTGGGCGATCTGCGCCAGCACCTCGCCCTCCCGGCGGGACAGCCCGGCCAGCGGCGAGCTGCGCTCCTGCACGGCGTCGGCGACCAGCGCCTCCACCACCACCGGGTCGATGAAGGAGCCCCCCACGGCCACGCTGCGCACCGCCCCGGCCAGCTGGCCCGGCTCGCCGACCCGCTCCTTCAGCAGATAGGCGCGGCCGGCGCTGCCCTCGGCCAGCAGTGGCGTGGCGTAGGCGGGTTCGGCGTACTGGGAGAGCACCACCACGCCGATCGCCGGGTGGCTGCGGCGCAGCCGGACGGCCGCCCTGATGCCCTCGTCGGTCGAGGTGGGAGGCATCCGGACGTCGGTGACCACCACATCGGGACATTCGGCGTCGACCGCGGCCAGCAGACCGGGAAGATCACCGCAGACCCCGACCACCTCCAGGTCGTGCTGGCGGTCGAGCACTTGGCGCACACCCTCGCGGACCAGGAACGAGTCCTCCGCGATGACGATCCGCAGCGTCACGGCCGGAGTCTAACGGCGGAAACCGGCCGGAAGCAGTCGATCAGCCGCACAATCCGGCGAAGATCACGGGCAGTTGTCCGATTTGCCGCCTGCGCACCGTAGCCAGGCGAACGCGCATCCGATACCTTTCCTGGCAGCAGTCGTGGTTCCGAAGTCTCATGTGCCCACGGTCAAAGCACCGTGGGCGCTGTGCTGTGCACCAGTCGGAGGACCAGGGCGATCACCTCAACCCTGAGGGCGGGCACCAGGCACGCCCCTTACTCCTGACAGAGGGAGCAGCATGGCCACCGGCACCGTCAAGTGGTTCAACTCGGAAAAGGGCTTCGGCTTCATCGCCCAGGACGGCGGCGGCGCCGACGTCTTCGCCCACTACTCCAACATCAACGCGACCGGCTACCGGGAGCTCCTCGAGGGCCAGGCCGTGGAGTTCGAGATCGCGCAGGGCCAGAAGGGCCCGCAGGCGGAGAACATCCGGGTGATCTGACGCCACCCGGCGCCGCTGTGCCCCGTACCGGATCCGTTCCGGCACGGGGCACAGTCATGATCAAGACCCTCCTCCAACTGGGTGAACCCGCAGCCACAGCTATTGAAGCTTTTACAAACTGACGCGCCGTCGATATCACCGGATGACTCCACCGGGCTTTACCATCCGGCCATGACGGCGCGTCAGTTCCTTTCCCGCCGTTTCGCAGCCAGTCACCACGACCGCGAGAGGCAGGGAACCCGCAGATGACCACACCACCCACCGCCGGCACCTTCCAAGCCACCGGCTCCGGAGCCGGGGAGAAAGGGCTCAAGGGCAACGCCCTCGGCCTGTTCTCCTCCGTCGCCATCGGCCTGGCCTCCACCGCCCCCGCCTACAGCCTGGCCGCCACCCTCGGCATCATCGTGGCCGGGGTCGGACTCCAGGCGCCGATCATCACCATCCTCGCCTTCATCCCCATGCTCCTGATCGCCTACGCGTACAAGGAGCTCAACGAGGTCGACCCGGACTGCGGCACCACCTTCGTCTGGGCCGCCCGCGCCTTCGGGCCGCGCACCGGCTGGATGGGCGGCTGGGGCATCGTCATCGCCGACGTCATCGTGATGGCGAACCTGGCGCAGATCGCCGGCTCCTACGGCTTCCAGCTCTTCGGCTTCGGCGGGCTGGCCGGAAGCACCCTGTGGACCACGGTCGCGGGGGTGGTCTGGATCATCGTGATGACGGCGATCTGCTACGTCGGCATCGAGGTCTCGGCGACCCTGCAGCGCTGGCTGCTGTGCGTCGAGGTGGCGATGCTGGCGCTGTTCTCGGTGACCGCGCTGGTCAAGGTCTACTCCAACAGCGCGCCCAGCGGCTCGCTGCACATCTCCGCCTCCTGGTTCAACCCCTTCAACGTCCCCTCGGCGAGCGCCCTCACCGCCGGCATCCTCTCCGCCGTCTTCATCTACTGGGGCTGGGACACCGCCGTCTCCGTGAACGAGGAGACCGCCGACAAGGAGCGCACCCCGGGCCGGGCCGCGGTGCTCTCGACCGTGCTGCTGCTGATCATCTACGCCCTGGTGACCACCTCGGCGCAGGCCTTCGCCGGGGTCGGCGACAAGGGCATCGGCCTGGGCAACCCGGACAACTCCGGCGACGTGCTGTCCGGGCTCGGCAACGCCGTCTTCGGCGGCAAGGGGCTGGGCTGGTTCCTGGCCAAGCTGCTGATCTTCATGGTGCTGACCTCCTCGGCGGCCTCCACCCAGACCACCATCCTGCCGACCGCCAGGACCACCTTCTCGATGGCGGCGCACAAGGCGATCCCGGCGAAGTTCGGCCGGGTGCACCGCCGCTTCCTCACCCCGACCTGGTCCACCGTCGCGATGGGCCTGGCGTCCATCGCCTTCTACGTGCTGCTGGTGAAGATCAGCACCAATGTGCTCACCGACTCGATCGCCTCGGTCGGCCTGGGCATCGCCTTCTACTACGGCCTCACCGGCTTCGCCTGTGTCTGGTACTTCCGCAGGGTGCTCACCCGCAGCGCCAGGGACCTCTGGTTCAAGGGCATCCTGCCGGGGCTGGGCGGGCTGATGCTGCTGTTCTTCTTCTGCTACGCCGCCTTCGACGTCTATGCCGCGCCGGACTACGGCTTCACCTCGGTCAACCTGCCGTGGGTCGGACGGGTCGGCGGGGTGACCGTGATCGGGCTCGGCGCACTCGTCCTGGGACTGGTGCTGATGCTGGTGCAGTGGGCAGCCCAGGGCAGCTGGTTCCGCGACCCCGACGTACCGGTGAGCGCGGCGTCCCGCGAGCCACTCCCGGCAGCACCGGCGGAGTGAGGCGCGCCACAACAGGCCCTACCGTCCGAACATCCTACGTATGATTCACAGAAGGCACACAAAATGGTGCATACCGGCAGAAGCCCCTGATCGAGC includes:
- a CDS encoding adenylate/guanylate cyclase domain-containing protein, coding for MESITVLLADDNLIVREGVRALLSRDRSLEVIGLAADYDELVDRAERLRPQVLVTDIRMPPDFQDEGIRAAQQVRKQLPGTGVVVLSQYDDPDYAVRLLAEGQAGYAYLLKDRIADAGLLGRAIRAVAGGGSMIDPQIVRELMEPARREGELSDAQEDLLRQVAEGRPVKAIAAGLGQPPAAVNDAVESLFLRLAKDAGGDPGGGRDGALRRLRLLHTAILRREEQGETLSRLLPGGLAEKLRADRGAATRTERLTVTVLMSDVRGYCGIAERTDPADLAGQLGAHRRAMNAAILGEGGTVMQYVGDAVMAVFGAPEPQPDHARRAVRAARGMHRRQRELDQEWEALGLVPFGLGIGLSTGEVAAALLGSAERLEYTLVGDTVNLAQRMQDLARPAGTTVATGSTVDAVGAADETWPWSPLGPCRVKGHTAPVVAFRLPSTANRGTEDEYRSDRG
- a CDS encoding ABC transporter ATP-binding protein, producing MSTGQTEAEEAPAPAVRTRGARRVFTAELAPVRALRGVDFEVAEGEFVAVMGPSGCGKSTLLNVIAGLDTVDEGTVEVAGERVDGRDQDWLARFRRHRIGFVFQFFNLLDGVSALDNLVLPGVLGGMGRKAAESRGRDLLDILGLGDRTTQLPSMLSGGQRQRLAIARALVNRPGLLLADEPTGALDSDGGAEVLELFRRLHEDGQTIVMVTHSPEVAAGADRAVRMRDGRVVDAGVTGDGGAP
- a CDS encoding FtsX-like permease family protein, whose product is MTFTALWLRMELRRRLRSLIVLALLVALATTAVLASVAGARRGDTAVARLAARTSPADITVLPNQPGFDWDRIRALPEVAAVTTFVISSFQIEGIPDHSTGFAVGDDASMRTIERPIVLQGRLADPTRDDEVVVSAHFPGAFHEGVGDYLTLRLFTPAQIDAYVTGADPGAAKGPSIRARIVGVVRSPWYHDTIGDQGSVAASAALYLDHKANFLGNTQQIYLNALVRLNGDEKTIPEFRADLARVSGRTDIDIWDNTDIQRHASRVDAFEGDCLYGFAGAALIAALFLVGQSVVRYTTATVSDLQTLRGVGLGNRQALAAASAGPFLAAVCGATLGAAAAVGVSRWMPIGAAALYEPSPGFDADWTVLVGGWFAVPLLVLAGAASAAALALAAARSRTLPRRSAVAVATARAGLPVPVVVGTRFALEPGRGRTAVPVRPALLGAVIGVLGVLAAFTFAAAVTDAAANPARFGQTHQLESFIGLNSADFGKADPVLARIAADPAVTAVNDARIAVAESADTSVTTYTIDPVGGKPLSVVTVAGRLPQAADQILLAPTSARLLHAGVGSRITLTGAARARREFTVTGIGFVPEGSHNDYDAGAWATTDGYRALFGTTFKFHVAEIALRPGSSTTGMIRQLQRDVAPLTGGHPVSLDPVTAPQQLAEIQDVQTLPLFLGGFLLLLAAGAVGHALATAVRRRRHDVAVLRALGMTRRQSRLVVVVQATVLALVGLGFGIPLGLALGRTLWRQVADSTPLAYHPPLALLALVLAGPVALLLANLLAAWPGHRAARLHVGHTLRAE
- a CDS encoding ATP-binding protein encodes the protein MASKSSRLLVVLAALAVLATAVDAVRRPDGLRTASTVVAVGWLLAAAGCGRAGLAAPARLAVVLTISQAAASVWPSCAPLTLAAWTWGGLALPDGRLGHPRRRVAVGLVYAVATAWTVLAWHSTAVHGPAAGPTAAGVLAATAVIVAGVARRCRRSGAARRRVLQWVAAGTVTAGAADAVLLALHVLVGIPAALAPWALAALVLIPVGSLLGQLPGSARLAERALLEAVTTSGLACLVVAVYLVTVVGLGRAPVGRERDVLAYSVTAALVCAALALPARVRLNGLGRSVLRLGELAPEEALSGFGARMTRSVPFDELLLQLAESLRATLGPAGAEIWVGGDGLLTRTVSVPDRPQRRIRLTEHERAVVGRTRIGGAGWTGIWMAELLADPDPDPDSDPDADPDTGPGRDGEPLVRVAPAAHGGELLGLLLVRRPPDGAPYSEADDRVLVELARQVGLALHNVRLDSALQASLQELRSRNQELRDSRLRLVTAADASRREIERNLHDGAQQHLVALSVKLGLVRELVDSGDTGDGGAEDRATVAALLEELRTDVQGTVAAVRELAHGIYPPLLRNHGLGQALRSATRRSVLPCTVSVDLPGRYPEAAEAAVYFCCLEALQNAGKHAGPDASVSVLVEAGDGVLRFRVSDDGRGFASDGAATGSGFVNMADRLGAIGGRLTVESHPGQGTSVGGEIPVSAPPQTSSRSSEGVRSSLWT
- a CDS encoding response regulator transcription factor → MERTVLIVDDQPLFRSVARMIVARIPGWRILAEAASGEEAVARAAGAGVVLMDINLPGMDGIAATRRILERQPGTAVVLLSTYAAGDLPAEAAHCGAVGYVHKDDLTPSLLRELVCGGAETGISPPTEVP
- a CDS encoding response regulator transcription factor — protein: MRIVIAEDSFLVREGVRQVLDRQHDLEVVGVCGDLPGLLAAVDAECPDVVVTDVRMPPTSTDEGIRAAVRLRRSHPAIGVVVLSQYAEPAYATPLLAEGSAGRAYLLKERVGEPGQLAGAVRSVAVGGSFIDPVVVEALVADAVQERSSPLAGLSRREGEVLAQIAQGKSNAAVGAALYLSERAVEKHINVLFAKLGLTSEPDVNRRVKAVLLYLAAHPGAGTPGTGAAQG
- a CDS encoding cold-shock protein; translated protein: MATGTVKWFNSEKGFGFIAQDGGGADVFAHYSNINATGYRELLEGQAVEFEIAQGQKGPQAENIRVI
- a CDS encoding APC family permease, translated to MTTPPTAGTFQATGSGAGEKGLKGNALGLFSSVAIGLASTAPAYSLAATLGIIVAGVGLQAPIITILAFIPMLLIAYAYKELNEVDPDCGTTFVWAARAFGPRTGWMGGWGIVIADVIVMANLAQIAGSYGFQLFGFGGLAGSTLWTTVAGVVWIIVMTAICYVGIEVSATLQRWLLCVEVAMLALFSVTALVKVYSNSAPSGSLHISASWFNPFNVPSASALTAGILSAVFIYWGWDTAVSVNEETADKERTPGRAAVLSTVLLLIIYALVTTSAQAFAGVGDKGIGLGNPDNSGDVLSGLGNAVFGGKGLGWFLAKLLIFMVLTSSAASTQTTILPTARTTFSMAAHKAIPAKFGRVHRRFLTPTWSTVAMGLASIAFYVLLVKISTNVLTDSIASVGLGIAFYYGLTGFACVWYFRRVLTRSARDLWFKGILPGLGGLMLLFFFCYAAFDVYAAPDYGFTSVNLPWVGRVGGVTVIGLGALVLGLVLMLVQWAAQGSWFRDPDVPVSAASREPLPAAPAE